Within Dreissena polymorpha isolate Duluth1 chromosome 13, UMN_Dpol_1.0, whole genome shotgun sequence, the genomic segment AGGAAATATAGACACAAACATGGCATATTTAACAACCTATAGATTTACCCATAGAAAGTGTAATATGAATGTATGAAAAACTCCAACAATCGCATGCAACTTTTCATTGACAGCATATGAAATTTATGTGACAAAATGGTAAAGTGCGTTAGCAGGGATTTCTAATCTCCATATTTACATTCGTCCAAAACAAGAAATTTAAAGACGTACAAAATATTAGCACGAACAAAACAGGAAGAATGCGCAGTACAAATACTAAAAAACTGCGCCATATTTACGTTTAGAGTTCAAGTACACAAATTCGCCGAGTTCATAGAATTGATGTTTACTGACGTTTGTTATTATTTACCAATTTTAGGTCAAAGATTGACCGCATGTTATATACCGATCTTGAATGGACACGCTAATCGTTTGAAGGGCACTGACTCAAAGACACACTTGAAGTTTTGAATGGACATGCCATGAAATTAGTGTCAGAATTGACAGTGATATATTGCTCATAGTTTATTAACgtaaaacgtatatatatatatataatatatatacgtaTTTTCTTCGGTATGTACATTTATGCgcaaatatcaatataaaaatgttatgttCATATTTGTGAAAATAGCTGTACAAAAGTAAGACCACTTATCGCCATGTACATATCTTAGGATCTGTAATACAATCcacaatatatatgtattttagtGCAATATTAGTTAATTACTTAATCGTGAATTGATCGAGTGCGCGACGTTTTGTTTGAAATGAATTGAATACACTGTTGTAGATgaaaattcttaattatttagatttatttattataaatctaCATGAAAAATCAAAAGTGATTGTAACTATAAATGTAACTCAGCTGTTCTCGTACCCATACACCTCAAGGGCATGCCTTTATGGTTTAGGTTTAGGGACTTTCTAAGCATACATCTGTTCTGACATAAATCGAATATTCAGCACTGTGTAATGTTTgcacaataaacaaaattaagtgAATAACTCCATAAAACACATCCTACCTTTagataaaaatgtaaaactaTGTTGCCCAATTTTaagatttaacaaaaatgtcttaTTTTTTATGAGCAAAAATGTCTTTTGCAAATGCTTACACTTCATCACATTGCAAACCCCTGCGTAGATATTTATCTTAAAAAGTGTATACAATAATTCTCATTCAATGCAATCGTTTAAATATTATAACGGAAGCTGAAATTTATTACCAACGTCGTTTTGGAACAAGGTTACATGATAGTGAGTGCAATACTATTGTCTCGAAAATTGTTGATGGgttcatggtaaatgttcagagaAAACTCGCACGTCCTCTAAACGGAAAGTTCAAATACGTTAATAACGTCTGTGTATTTCAACGTGTACAGTCTGGTCAAAGTGTACGTTCATAATACAGAAtgcatgcataatgtccatataacattcaaaatgattattaaaatgCTAACGCCATACACAGATTTCTTAAAACTAAAATTGCAAAAGACCAACTTAAAAATGTAGATAAAgaggaatttttttttatctacgTGTTCGTTTTACTTGTCGATATTTGCTTAATATGAAACAAATCCGGTGAGCAAAgattttaatcgatttaaaataaatcattaattGCACATTTATATTTCAGTACTAAGCAACAGCCGTAGTTAAACTTTcaattgataacaaaaatataatccTTACCATCTTGTATAAGAACGAAGACCGTCAAAACTGCAAGGTATCCAACTTGGCATACTGCaaacattttgtatttgtatgtgaaacaattttatgcaaaaaattTACTGCTTATTCCTTGAGCAAAAATCTAACACTGAATGATCGGCgagtagtcttatttataagacgcgcaaagaatttagagatactgtttatatgggctaaattctttactccaaatattacccataccAATTTGGACTAGATCGGCGAGAGAATTGTACAACTGACCACACGCTCTGGCTACAACTGGTGTATAGTCAGAAGGATTACAATCCAGAGAGGCCCGGTTTTGAAAGGCTGAACATTTACTTAAGTGACAATCAGTATGTTATTGATCGAAAGAATGGTAATGAAGTGTGATCATTGTTAATAGTAATACCCGAAACTGCTTATAACTGTTTAGCGCTTGTCtttttaacccagttatgcctagtgcactctcccatccttctaaattggaacaatttattttcaaaattagggatgtctagtatatttatttctatatttagaatatttcttacagaaattcctttaatcaaacagcgcagacccagatgagacgccgctgggtctacgctgtttgccaatgccttttttctagacgctactAGCATATTTTACAATGTCACCGTAGTGGACAGGACACATATGTCTTAGTACTCGGGCTTCCTCTCACACCAAAATAGCGCACAAAAAAACCAGGACAATCGGTCAGTAAAAATTAAAAAGCTGGAAATTGAAGCTTTTATTTAAGCGAATTCCTGACTCACTTAAGTTTTTAAGTTCATTAGGTTGCACTGCTAGGAAACACGCTGGGTCCGCATATTGTGCAACCACATGGCCAGAAGGACCTAGTAAACTTACAAATACGCTTTGTATGTAGGTGTAGTCGATTTAGACCTGCATTTAGTGTATATATATACCACACACAGGCAGATAAGCCTAAGTTTATATAACCTGGGATTTCCTAGTGCGCAAATAGCTGAGtaaagctcgattggtaattgtcggctcgggtactacttacatgtaccacgggtactcttaagtatacttacatataccccgggtacggtacatatacttaatcgtacccggtcgattttagactgtacccgagttgtattcccgcccaaaatccgatgtcgtaaaacggggctaccgattatcttaaaaaaacttctcttttaacaaaaatgcatcaacatgctttttgagtatgagtttcgataatgtAGAGGCTATCTAACAGAAAATTGACACACATGtgaatataataaatttcaaaaagAAGCCGACaaagaccgatttagcgttacatttcccgggtacgtttttagtatatttaccgtacccggggtacatgtaagtatacttaagagtacccggggtacatgtaagtagtacccgagccgacaatgaccaatcgagcctgaGTAAAGGACAATACGATATTATTGAATACTAGTTTTTTAGTTCAATGTACTAGCATTGTTGTAGAGCTCAATTTCGTATTTCGTTTAATTTTCGCATTAGAAGTATTGAAGCAATTAATACAACTCCAGCCACTGCtgctacaacaaaaacaacattaacagCAGCAgtgacttctactactacttttaccaccaccgccgccaccgccatcaccgccaccaccaccaccaccaccaccaccaccaacaacaacaacaacaacaacaccaccaccaccaccaccaacaacaacaacaacaacaacaccaccaacaccaacaacaccaccatcaacatcatcaccaataataataattataattattattataataataataataataataataataataataatgattataataatactaataataattattattattataataataataacaataatatactactactactactactactactactattacgactactactactactactactactactactactactactaatactactactactaataataataataatatttataataataatatttataataaaaataatgtggCTCGTAGAAGGATTCGCCGCCTTTATGACCATTCTCACTGTACTCGGCTGTCGACTCAAACCCCTAGAAAGTTTACCCCGGCACATTGAGCCGTCTATAAATTTAATAGAGCCACCCTCTTCGAGGAACGGTCCGCATTTTTGTCCCGCATTTTACCTCTACTCCCGTCCCTTTTACGACCCGCCTTCCGACTATGGTTCCTACGAGGATTATGCGTTGACATGTATCATCCATTGAGTCTTCCGAGTTCTAGAAGACAGCGGTATTCGCTGGTATTACTAGAGCACCCCGTAGAAATCTCCCGATCCCACCTCCACAAACTGGTAAAACCAATGGAGGGACGAATACCGAAGGCTTTAGGTGATCTTCATGAGGTCTCTATGTGGGCGACTCGCTCCGGGATGATGCGTACAGTTCATCTTGCCGACCGGTCTGTTAATCGGTTAACGTAATATGTTTATAGTTATTAATACCAATAATGAAGGATTCATGAATATGAAAGAATAAAGGTTGACTAATATGATTATGCTTTTAGATACCTGCTTACGTAAAACATAACACATAATGAGTCATGTTAACGTATTTGTGCGACGGGTCTTAAAATTATTCTTACGCTTTTGTGCCCTTACCTCTGATTCAAAAGGGGTCGTTAAAGTAGCATTGTAACTGGTATATAAACCAGTCAACGGAAAACATTCAACATCTTTAAGAATTCTTGCAAACATGTCATATTGCACGTACATGTACTCGCGTGCATGTGGCGGTTTTTGGGCAGGAAGAAGATGATGTGGGGTGGGATATGACAAAATCGCTGGCATATGCCAGCTTTCCCGACTAAATTCGAGCAATATTCCGAGATCTTTAAGTGGACGAATGGGGAATAGAGAAACTACTTATGTCTTTGATTGGCGGAAAAGGCGTGTTAATACTATGCCTTTGCGATGGATGGAGATGTAGAGCTTTGCTTTATTTGAAGTAGTTGAAGAGGTTTAGGAACCGTTTATTAAATTAAACGACATGGAAAACGTGTGCAATTTTAAAAGTAGGGGAACGAATAATCCGTGGATAAGGTTTTGAGCCTCGTTTGCAATGTAATTAGAGAATTGTAATAAGTGTTTATGGTTGAGGAAACCATCTTAAGGAACTGATAGGTGCGAAAGAGAGACGCAAGTAGCCGAGTGATTATTCAGAGGTATATATCTATATAacaagattaacccatttatacctagcgtctaaaaaaaaggccttggcaaacagcgtagacccagatgagacgccgcatgatgcggcgtctcatctggttctgcgctgtttgtttacagaaatttctgtaagaaatattctaaatatagcaataaatatactagacatccctaattttggaaataaatcgatccaatttagaaggttgggagagtccactaggcataaatgggttaaggccaGCTAGATCGGGTATATTCTGATACTGTGAAACCAGTATTATTCGTCAAACAATACTTTTCCTATATATCGTCAGTAGACCGATTGAAGAATTTAAAGAGTaagattaccggaataaacccccttcggacgCTAGAGgctaaagacgctatagcgtgaactaggtgaactggaattttctttaaaccagacagatgttaaatgaagatatccagcgatatcatatggtatgtcaataatagattcttaatgtgttttacaacaataccatgataaatattatttttaaataatttaacaagaattatgccatcatattgactaatgaattaatcATGAGCGCATTGATTCTcgagacaaaccactaaaacaggtttgttcgaagaacgcgcgtataaatatttaaaatatgtacggatacttcgcgtgtggccgattgactcatatgttttaatttcacttccattcttcttatgtttttttttgttttgtatctatacgtttatcgccagcaatatgtaataatgtaaaataagccttgaaaactccgcgtatcatccccgtatcatcccgtactgcgtttgctgcagctaagaactgcataGAAAAAGACAtccgctatctttgatctcattcattgaagtctttacctttcattaactgcaaccacaatcaacgccgtatatcttttttaaagatatttcttgttctcttgtatcaaataaatttcggcttaagtgactatttatagacttgatgaaatattccctccgaacatgcatcaatcccctgactagttgtgtgcttgttacaacgctcaatacaccaaCGCTttatatgctgcataattttcgcgccctttttattgagaaaaagagtcaacacaaaatagaatttacactgcaaaaatatttcaacgttgcggtaacatttacattgggaagtgtgtttcgtattaaaaacgcgttaacaccaactaacgggagtgtgtttcggatttacattaaagaagtgtaccggccgtttgttcacaagttgttaatgatacacactaaatattcaatctgtgaaactcaaacttcgttatcgtgataattgaatgaaggtgcgaaaatctgattaaaggAGTGTTCACAAGCAGTgaagaattaatcaagatggtaataaaacgaataatgcATGAATGGGGGAAAGAATTTTTATTAAAagataaaatagacaaaaatagaatgaaatataataacatttatttacaaagatcaagcaagcatatactagaaaacattaaacaaattgttgttgcaaaaaaggacacgcatttaatgataaaacaggcatatatttacagttatttacaaagatctcaaacaagcatatattaaaaagcaacaaacttttttttgttgaaaaaagacacgcatttattaacgataaacaggcatatatttacatttatttacaaagatcaaatcattccctaaaatcacacaattatagcCGAATGCTATAGCCGATGGCCTTCAGGAACACACGGATGGTCTTCTCACCAGGGCTGTATTGTTTACACAAAGTCAACAGCGTTGTCTGGTGAGCCGTCCTGGTTTTCCTTTTCTGTCTGGATGACTGCTGGCCTCTCGCATATCGCATTACATCAGCCTCCACCATCGCCGCATCGCCTTCTATACACTTGATGGCTGTAATAGAAAAGaacataaacatgataaataaTTTTTTGAGACATATACgagagaaaaaatatatataaatatttaacatattaatgTAAACTTATCAAATTATGAGCGATTTATGCtttatgtaaatattatatgaaatatcgataatgaaaatcaaatatgtacatatttcgtACCTGTCCAGATTGACGGGTTTTTGTGGCCAACCAACTTGCCGAAACCGTTGTTCCACCCTTCACATACGTTGTTCGTCCTCTCCCGACCGGCCATCGTACTGTCGTGTACATTCCACACTGCAGGCTGGAATCTCGGCGCTGTCCTCCGGAACTTCATTCGGTTGTCAGACATCACcattctgaaaataaaagcaAATGTTATTTGTAACAAATCAAAGGTTTATATAAAAACGGTGTTTAGAAGATAATTAGTATAGTATATTGATTtgcatttcttttctttttcatttctgtcatataaacaatattaaaatatggtCAAACCTGTAAGTACATTTACGTAAGTCGAGTCGAAGTACTCGACCAAGCTCTCAAGCCCGTCTGGGATGGACTCGTGTAGCACCTGCATCCCCTCCTTGACGTCAGCCACGGGAAGGAATGCCATtaacaagttgttaatgatgagatgctcgcGTGAATATGTCTTGCAcgcgtttcagtgagattataccattttatatgcgttaacttgtactagattgataaaaataacaaaaacacaaaattagcgcccagagccgatagtgacgaagatatttcgtacatattttcctataacAACCGAATCGTtcgtcttaaaaaaaaattgaatcatgcaaaaaaacgtgcttcacgagaactttctgaaaatgaaagtgaatttctgtaaacaattacagtgcgtttgaatgtaactaaatcgcctggaagggggtttgttcagctatgaaagggggtttattccgcctgtctgaaaactcgaagggggtttgttccgcctatgcaaaactagcgagggggtagactgaattaccgtaggcatacTTATCCAACGTAATCAACGCCACAGGTGGTTAACGTTTGGCTATATCAAGATAATTCCGGTTATGACACAAATGGGGAGTCATTATACCATGtgcttaactgacacgtgacatttcctgtaaaacgcttATGCAGTAAAGCTGTATCGAAAACTgctgacttcgtttaggtagtgTAGTaaggattagcgctaattgttattAATTCTACCCATTGTGTTTTTCAGGTATGTTGGAGATTAAACAGACAAAACGCGGCGGATCTCGTTCAGCGACAAAAGACGAAATTTAAAGATGATAATGTCTAATCAAAACCTGATTAAAATAGTTTTTTGGCGCGATTATTtcatgtaaattataaaataatattgatttgtgttttattgtttggGTTTAACTAAATTTATTGTATCTAGTTTGTTATGtcttaatttaaatttgttgacaCTAATTATGAGTGGCAGATTTTTCGTTTACGCGAAAGGTTGGACATGCTGATCCCGCGAAACGAAACAGTAAACcaagggatttttttttaaataattaaaatatgaattGAAGAAGTCCGATGCACTTTCTCGACACAAAAAGCAATTAGTGCGATTTTCATTTCAGGAGTCCCGTTAATTATTTTGCAttgcactccccccccccccccacacacacacccctATAACACTAGTAAAAGGGGTTTGTgttatcacggagtgtatattgacataATCTAGAATCCGTGATATTGACGTGGTGTTATATAGAGAAGGatgacataatcatcgttttcATTAATAATCATGCACCGTATCAAATATAACTTTTGTAATtctgtctgaataaaacattagcatgcaagaaAATGCACTTTAGGAACGATTagattgttgtttttatttgcttttactgacaacgaactcCTTAATTGAACACAATCTAcaagctcggtatgtggttacgaCAAacatctctctacttggcacatcttcgcgaccatttttagatAACAAATTCTCATAAatggaaattctttcagaataaataaaatttaacgaacgaacacaaataatgaTGAAAACGAACTATAAATAAGTCGATTTTATGAAAGTAaaatatagtaactgatttgaatctttatatgtctgtaaaaacttaccttgttacacttaaaataaattctcttgataaatgaaattgttgttatttaattgttcacaccaattttgacagtCTTTGTTTCAGCATCTTTAACCtagtgtttaattgcaccttctcctttgtttatcacaaaccgattatctcgttatgatcggacaCTGGCCAGATATTTAccaagaaaacatggtgtcatttGAAAAGTTTACTGATAATGCTAATGCAGATTTTTTATTCAAACCATGACTTAGACAATTTTGACAACCTTGATAACCAAATAACACATAATGAAGTAATTAAAGCTATTGCCGtcttaacccatttgtgcctagggtctagaaaaaggccttgacaaacagcgtagatcatgatgaggcgccgcatgatgtggcgtctcatgggtctgcactgtttgctaaaaggaatttctgaataaatattctagacatccctaattttggaaataaattgatccaatttagaaggatgggtgagtccactaggcataaatgggttaaatctgaCGCGCAATTTGGGTTTTAAAAAGACAGGTCAACGATAGATGCAGTTTTCATACTCCAttcaattattcaaaaatatttaaatatgaattaacGATTGTATTAGTATTGTTGTTTCGAAGATATGAAACGTTGCTTTGattctatatatttaaatgcactgtGGTTAAAGATATATATGTCCAATTTTGACGGCAAAATGTTGCAGTATATACCAGTCGGGCAAAGCATGTGTAAAATAGTGTAACACATACTCGGAGTATTTTAATATATCAATCGGACTAAGACAGGGGGAGATAACATCGCCGATACTTTAATGCGTATCGGCAAACATCGGCCGGCatccgtctgattgccggagaaCCTCCGCACAATgaccgacggacgccggacggcacTCGTTATGATACACTTACAATAGATCCGATGTTGGGCGCACCGTTgataaccgtgcgttgatcgtccgatatTTGTTCGATCTGAACTCGATTCCTTTCCGGGCCCGATGTCAGGTAATTTTTTCCGGTGTCCGTGCAATCATCAGCCTGGCGTCAGCCCGATGAGAGGATaatacgtcgtccgctgatcggacggtgatcggtgttaATTTGTGACTGTGGTATTAAACTTTGTAAATCATCGGACGTCGGaaggctccgacgtgtccagtcttcccgatccttggagatcggacacatcggccggcgaccggattatgtGTTACTGATGCATAAGGCTAATTCATAGTGTTAGCCTCAAACACTCATTTAGGGTTATTTAATCCCATCGATGGTGATGGACAAAGGCAAAGGTTCCGAAAAGGATGCTCAGACTTGATCTAAAGTCTAAACGTTTATACTGATATGGGCTCGTCAGTTATCATAAGCGGGTAAAATCTTACTCGATGTTCCGCATTTATGTTTTGATGAACGGCCTTTCAATACAGGAAGTGATGGATACTCCGGC encodes:
- the LOC127855423 gene encoding uncharacterized protein LOC127855423, with the protein product MKFRRTAPRFQPAVWNVHDSTMAGRERTNNVCEGWNNGFGKLVGHKNPSIWTAIKCIEGDAAMVEADVMRYARGQQSSRQKRKTRTAHQTTLLTLCKQYSPGEKTIRVFLKAIGYSIRL